The stretch of DNA TAGTCTCTTTTGCAAACTAAACTGCTAAAAATATATTCACATCTTTTAGAAGAAATGTTAAGATGTAATTTCATCAGCAGATGCTTCTTAATAGTCTAATGTTAACATCCAGCACATTTCTGGTAGATTATTGTTGCCTGTCCTCTTCAAATTATTCTCCCTTTTGAAGACACAATGATGAACAAGAGGATCATTAATCAAAATCTGAGCAGTGTCCAGGGCTAGAGAACTTTGGGTAATGAAGCATCTTATCTCGTGGGCTTAGGGGCTGCCAGCTGAGAGGCAGCTCCTCATCTCCCTCACACAGATAATCCTCTTCAATCTTGACCTAGCAGGAGGAAAAATGATTAGATTTACTGGGAAAGGTACACAAGCTGTGCaactggtaagtgtgtgtgtgtgtgtgtgtgtgtgtgtgtgtgtggtgtcatgCATTCATTTTAATAATGTAAGGATGCACAAGTCAACAGGACTTAAATGATACCACTATGCCAGTGATTCCCGACAGGGGGGATGCGGGAGTTCGTTTTGTCCTCAAGGGGTTTGCCAAATAAAATATGTAATGGGAATCCCAAGCAGTATAGTGGGTTCCTCAGCCCGTGTGGGGACTGTGCACTTGGCAAGACCCTAACCTGCACTTTAGCATGGGAGGTAAAGCTGTCAACTACAgctggagcttccaaagtcactccccagaatgctttgcatccacagcaacATGGCACTGTgaggcgtgactttggaagctctggCAGTAATTGACAGCTGTATCACCCATGCTGCCTTCACACacggaggtgcagtttggggccatATACTGCCTGGGTTCAGTTCAAAGAGTTGTGTTAGCAATAATCGATTTTTTCATTGGGGGTACTTGGAACAAATATTTTATAGCAGGCAGTGCAGTGTACAAAAGGTTGAGAACCCCTGTGCTATGCTGTACCAGTGATGAGCAATTCTGTATAACATGATCTGACTTTCCCACCCTGGAGCAGCAAGGATTAACCCAGGGATACAGGACTAAAGTTGGACATTGAAGCAATGCCTAATAAAACTTGTGCCTGGTGTTCAGAAGAATAAATCGTAAAATAAACTTTCTTGGCAGTAGAACGGAGTGTAATGTGGGGGCACAGGTTATCAGTGCTGGCAGTATACCTGAGCCAGAAGTGGTCCTGCTGGAAGGATAGGTGGGGTCATCTTTTTTCCTACATGATCTTTCTCCTCCCTGTGCTTTTTTCTCTTCTTGGCTGGGGGGCCTTCTGCCAGAGGACTGTCTGGGCTGGTAGTTTCCGGTCCAAGAGGTGGTCCTGATAAGCACCTCTGAGCATCATTATCTGGGGGCTCATTTTCAGTGTTCCCAAGGGTTGATGTGTTGGGTGGATGGGTTCCTTCATCCTGCAAAACAATTCATTTCACCTCATGTGTACGTGACTTGAGGCTTAAACACCACTATAACTTGGGAAAACGGAAAGTAGCTGCTTACGATAAGGACTCTACATCAGGagacttatggaatagcaccacttagtaaacataAGACAATTAATCTCCAATAAAAATGCAACTTTGTATTATATTTAGCCTGCGCCACTCTAGTTTTCTTTGCCTATGGTTTGAACATTTTGCATGTTCCATTTTAAatgatttgcatttttttttttgttctatgcTACCTCTTCCACATGTACCTTCACTGTGACGGGTAATGTCCATGAGTACTGATACTTCTACATCTGTCGGTCTGCAACACACCTCGTTTGTGAAGCGTATTGACATTAACTTGTGGAAATGATCTCTTATATAAACCTATATTTCTCGCTTGTGGGTTGTGTAGAAAACAATCCGGCATTTcactgcagaatgtaaataaatagGTTTCTTGTCAAGTTCAGCAGCGCTCcaattgttattaaaaaaaattgaaaatactAAGTGTGGAGGTAGAGCGGCAATGGCAGATATTTATGTAGATAAACTTTAGCTACTGTATCTATAATATTGCATTATGTTGTAAAGCAACCTGTGTGTTTTGAAAAAGTGCAGTAGCCTATCTTTCATTGTAGTGTAGGTCCTGCTCTGTGCCAAGTTGTTTCATGGTTATGCTTGAATTTACTTCAATAACTAATCCAAATCACTGAAAGCCACAAATTATGGGAAAAAGACAAAGTAGGATCTTTGGGAGATAACAAAAAGCTGTTGGTAGACAGAACGGGAAACTGGTCTAACATACAGTAACCGGAATGGTATGATGGGCTGGGCCCAAATCGCCATCGGTGCTCTGCCGCCAGGACAAATTGCCGCCGGTCACCACCCTGCCATTTTTAAATGTGCTCAGAGGGTCACCCCATCTTTTTGGCCCCAGCCGCAGATCTCCCCATCGCCACCAGTATGTCACCGCAGCCGCAGATCTCATCTCCCCAGCCACTCCGCTGGCatttgtgagtgtgcctgtgccaGGGATATccgtttgactgagccactgattgagtcacatgtgctgaagcagggatatcctgaacgcctgacctgttggtagctcagCCCAGCCAGGACACATTTTAAAATTTCCCACTGGAATTTCCAAGTCCGAGGACATTTAAAAATGTCGGATGGCGGCAATGTGACCGGCGGCGAGTTGTCCTGGTGGCGATTTGGTCGTGGCTAAGTGCCTGGCCAAACGTCCTATTCCATAATGTTGCTGGCAGGCCATTTGGTATAGATTATTTTACTGAAAGTTTGCATAGAGCAGGTGGCACTGCCGCTAACAAACCACTTGATTTaggccaggggcggccaactcgagtcctcaagagctaccaacaggtcaggctttcaagatatccctgcttcagcacaggtaactcaGTCGAAGACAGATATCCCTGTGTTGAATCaggaatattctgaaaacctgacctgttggtagctcttgaggactagtgggccacccctgatttaggtaATATAATGAGCCACTGAATCTGGACGAATGACTTTGGATTTAACCTAAAAGCAGCAGCCCACgctaattgattttttttttttaacactttaatAAGTATCTTAGTACCTGGTGAAACACATcttattttttaaatttgattTAGGGgagatggggtgtgtgtgtgtggacggacacacacacacacacacacacactataacatATTTACTGTGCACGattccaccttttaaaaaaaaaagtgcacagcGAATTACAAAACACTCAGGGAGTTATTGTTCGGAAGGGCTGGATTTGGTTGCTGTAATTGTACTGTGGGACCTTCACATGACAGCCAATACTACTGGGCTATTCGTACCTCAAGCAAAATGGTCAGGTGGCTCTTCCTGTAATCATCTCCATAGCCATCCAAGACTTTCATTAGGCACCTAAGGAAAAAATAACATGCATCTAATGCTAATTCCTGCAGTTGGAAAAGCAGAAATAAAAACATCACTGAAtaataatacataacaatacagcactgacagtgtacataGTGGAGCACATAAAATGTTGTGCAGGCAGAAATActcccaaaagaaaaaaaagaagagtgcctatcctgaagagcttacaatctaattattggtgccggaggcacaggAAGATGGCGTCTTGGCCAAGATCCCATGGAGACCTAGCACTGGGGTTGGAACCGGGTTCAAAGGCAGTAACTTCCCCAGTGAGATGCCACTCCAGCCCGAAAGGCTGATTCATGAATGAGAATTGTTATGACCACTTAGTGTAACTGGAAGAATCCACAGCACCACTGGGtgtttaaagaaaatgtatatttaaataggagtgcaaaaaaacattaaaaaatttttttttaaagtgagatCGTTGACAGCAGAGGACAGACACAAAACATGCTGCAAAGGTTAatatgctattaacccttttgccGCCAGTTGGGACTTCAATGCAAAACTGCAGATCATTTATCCAAAGCTGAAGAGTGGATTAAGAAGTGGATACCAGCTCGAGATGACACCGCAGCAGGAATGTCCGAAAGTGTCAGAGATAAACTTTTGTTAATATAATAGGATTCCTTTTTGGGAGTTAAAAATGGCGATTGTTTCCCCAGTGTTGTAAACATGCCCTATTTGTTCTGAGGTTCATCGTATCAGGAGATTGGGGCCGTACCTTCTTTCTTGCTTCAGCCTTCGCGTTATCTTTTGAACTTGGTGGAGTCTGTTGAGGACCCGCTCGTTCACCTGGGAATACAATTGAATATTACAGTAAGTTCAGCGAACACATTTTTAGAGCGTATTTAATTGTGAAACATTCCAGCAGCATCGCAACTGAAAGTGTCAACAGGAAGAATTGTAGGCGATTGGGATCAATACCTGGCCTGAATATatttcccaggacatacttgaaaacgagcgataactctcaatgtattacttcctggtaacacattttataaataaataaataaataaataccagaGGTGCAAGCAACGTAATGCAAAGCCAATCTATCTGAATGCGATTGGGGAAATAATTCTATATTTCTGCTCATTTGCAGAGTGCTGATTACACTAGCAGTTACTGTGACATTAACTCCTTGGTTCCCAGGGTGTACTGtcacacttacaatttgttaCAGGCCATTGTAGCAGCGAAATGCTGAAAAGGTGCAGTAATTCCTCAAAACAGAAAACAAGATTTAAAAGGTGCAGCAATCACCTCCAGGACACTCTACCAGTTGAGTTATCAGtggtactgctgctttaagccgCTTCCCTCCCAGAAACATGTTGCTCAGGACACTAGTTCTATTAAATATGCAGTTACTTTTTCCAAAAACCCTTCTGAAAAATCATATAAAGCACATTGATGCAATTCTGAGGGAAAACAATTGCACCAGATGTATGAAAGATAAATCCCGTTGCTTTCAGTAGGTTTTTATTcagtggtgtgtttttttggcgcCAGAATCTCACCCCATTTGCGTTGATCCATAAAATCCTATTCATTGGTCACGAAAATCTAAACAGATATTTCTTCAGCTCTACGACATTATCCCTTTCGCCGACAGAAAGGCCAACAACGCCGCTGACCCCTCTGCGAACGAGAGGTCAAACTGAGGAAAATGTGCACAGTAGACCGTAAAACATTTAGAATAAAGCAacaagatgtttatatttttctAGTGTCACAAACGGAACGC from Ascaphus truei isolate aAscTru1 chromosome 6, aAscTru1.hap1, whole genome shotgun sequence encodes:
- the TFPT gene encoding TCF3 fusion partner isoform X2 — its product is MAAVSFEEFSVPPGSELALPPLFGGNILESELETEVEFVDGGLSGDNLQDEEEEEALQRQRELHRRKFLALSRRCKEIEQVNERVLNRLHQVQKITRRLKQERRCLMKVLDGYGDDYRKSHLTILLEDEGTHPPNTSTLGNTENEPPDNDAQRCLSGPPLGPETTSPDSPLAEGPPAKKRKKHREEKDHVGKKMTPPILPAGPLLAQVKIEEDYLCEGDEELPLSWQPLSPRDKMLHYPKFSSPGHCSDFD
- the TFPT gene encoding TCF3 fusion partner isoform X1, which gives rise to MAAVSFEEFSVPPGSELALPPLFGGNILESELETEVEFVDGGLSGDNLQDEEEEEALQRQRELHRRKFLALSRRCKEIEQVTELGHALYVHSSPQVNERVLNRLHQVQKITRRLKQERRCLMKVLDGYGDDYRKSHLTILLEDEGTHPPNTSTLGNTENEPPDNDAQRCLSGPPLGPETTSPDSPLAEGPPAKKRKKHREEKDHVGKKMTPPILPAGPLLAQVKIEEDYLCEGDEELPLSWQPLSPRDKMLHYPKFSSPGHCSDFD